CGATCGGGTGCGGCTCCTCGCGCACGACCTCGGCCGGCGCCTTGTCGTCGCGCACCCCCTGGAACCGTGGGTGCCGCAGTCGCCCGGCGTCGGTCCACTCGCTGAACCCGACCTCGACGACGAGCCGCGGCGCGACCCAGTGCGGATGCTCGCGCCGGACCGCGGCGCCGACGTCGTCGACGAACGGGCTCGTCTCGCGCCCCAGCGGCTCGAGCATCGATCCGAGCCGGTCCAGCATGGCCTGGTCGAAGCCGGTGCCGACCTTGCCGGCGTACCGCAGGGCGTCGCCGTCGTAGTAGCCGACGAGCAGCGCCCCGAGACCCTTGCGGCTGCCCTGCCCGGTGGTCCAGCCGCCGACGACGAGCTCCTGGCCGCGGACGACCTTGAACTTCAGCCAGTCCGGAGAGCGCTTCCCCGCCTGGTACGTCGATGCGGCCCGCTTGGCCATCACGCCCTCCCAGCCGGCCCGCTCCGCGTGGTGCAGCATCGCGAGCCCGTGCTCCGCCTCGTGGTCGCTGAACCGCAGCACCGGCCCGAAGGCGAACGCGTCGGCGAGCGCCGCCTTGCGGGTCGTCAGCGCGAGTCCACGCAGGTCGTGGCCGTCGTAGCGGGGAAGGTCGAACGCGTAGTACGCGAGGGTCACGCCGGCGCCGGCGATCGTACGGGGGTCCGTGACGTGCATCCGCTTCTGCAGGTCGGCGAAGCTGGTCTGCTCGCCGCGCATCGCGCACAGCTCGCCGTCGACCACGAAGTCGGTCGCGGTGTCGAAACCCGCGAAGGCCTCGACGATCTCCGGGTACTGCGCGGTGACGTCGTTGTGGTTGCGCGAGTACAAGCGCACCCGGGCGTCCTCGCGGATCGCCATCAGGCGTTCGCCGTCCAGCTTGCGCTCGAAGACCCAGTCCGGATCGTCGAACCGACGTGACGTGAGCGTCGCGAGCATCGGTGCGATCCACAGCGCCATGGGACGACAGTACGGCGGGCGGAGCCGTACGGCCCGCGGCGTGCGTCGAGGACCCGACCCGGGCGCGGTCTCGATGAGAACACGTTCATCCGCGCCTCATGGTGCCCTCACGCGGCGCCGAGAGGCTGGGTCCGTCGTGAGAGAGACCACGCGACGAGCCACCGAGTGAACACCGAGTGAAAGAGAGCTGGGACATGACGACCATGCGACGGATCACCGCCACCCTGGGGGCCGGGGCGCTGCTCGCCGCACCCTTGACCGTCCTGACCGCCGCGCCTGCCAGCGCCGATGCGGAGCGGGACCGGGAGTTCCGCGTCGCGGGCGCGGAGGTGGACTTCTCGGTCGAGAAGGACGACGGCCGTTTCGAGATCGACGTCGACCTCGATGACGCTCGCCCGGGGAGCCGCTGGAAGATCGTGCTGCGGCACGACGGCAAGCGGTTCCACAAGCGGGTTCACCGCGCCGACCGCGACGGTGACATCGACATCGACAAGGTGCGGCGCAACACCGCGGGCAAGGACGTCTTCAAGCTGAAGGTCAAGAAGATCGGCGGGCCGAAGAAGGTCCGCACGATCCGCATGCGCTGACGCGCCGTCGACGCACGCGCGACACGTCGGCACGGCACGGGCGGGCCCCGGGCCGTGCCGATGCCACGCGTGGGCCCCGACGCCACGTCGTACGAGGATGTGTCGGTGCGCGGCGCTAGATTCGAACACATGCTCGACAGCCCAGCCGGCACGCCGACCGCCACCGACACGGGTGTGGCGTCGACCGCGTTGAGCCTCCTGGATGCGCTCGAGCGGCGCGTCGCCGCCGAGCTCGCCCGGGCGCGTGAGGCCGTCACTGCTGCGGCCGAGCCGCACCTCGCCCAGGGTGCTGGTGAGGTCGAGCTGATCGCCGCGTGCGAGACGGTCGTCCGGATCGCCCAAGGCCACCAGCACGACGCCGTGTCTTCGCTCCGTGCGCGACGCGAGGCCGCCGACCCCGCACGCTCCGAGCCTCGCCGGCGCGCCCGGGATCGTTCGCTGCGGGCGGAGGTCGGGATGGCCCGCGGCATCGGCAACGGCGCCGGCCAGCACCACCTCGACGTCGCGTCCGCCCTGCGCGACCACCCCTGCACCCACGGACTGCTCCGCGACGGACACATCAGTGCCGCGGTCGCCGCTGCCGTCGTCGGCGAGACCCAGGCCCTCGACCTTGCCCGCCGCGCCCGCGTCGACCAGCTGATCGCCACCTCCCTGCCCGGGGCGACACCCCGCGAAGCGGCCGCGATCGCGCGCCGCCACGTGCTGGCACTCGACCCCGCCGGCGCCGAGGCCCGGGCCCGCGCGGCCCGGGCCACGCGACACGTCCGCCTGCGTCGTCGCCCTGACGCAACGGCCGAGCTGACGGTCCGCGGAGGCGCCGAGCAGATCGTCGCGGCCTGGCGACGCCTCGCTCGCGACTCGGCCCTCGCCAAGGCCCGCGGAGAGCGCCGCGCCGGCCCAGGTGGCAGCTCTCGCTCGGGT
This DNA window, taken from Mumia flava, encodes the following:
- the ligD gene encoding non-homologous end-joining DNA ligase, coding for MALWIAPMLATLTSRRFDDPDWVFERKLDGERLMAIREDARVRLYSRNHNDVTAQYPEIVEAFAGFDTATDFVVDGELCAMRGEQTSFADLQKRMHVTDPRTIAGAGVTLAYYAFDLPRYDGHDLRGLALTTRKAALADAFAFGPVLRFSDHEAEHGLAMLHHAERAGWEGVMAKRAASTYQAGKRSPDWLKFKVVRGQELVVGGWTTGQGSRKGLGALLVGYYDGDALRYAGKVGTGFDQAMLDRLGSMLEPLGRETSPFVDDVGAAVRREHPHWVAPRLVVEVGFSEWTDAGRLRHPRFQGVRDDKAPAEVVREEPHPI